From a region of the Enterobacter cancerogenus genome:
- the flhB gene encoding flagellar biosynthesis protein FlhB, with the protein MMAAGGDKSEKPTAQKLRKAREKGDLPRSKDLTMAVGLLASFITMGTFFPYYKTLVEESFTSVGMMAGRLDDQGALSQFLMLNVWVIIRFIITLAPIPLACIVASLVPGGWVFTVSKLKPDFKKLSPISGVKRMFSSSHYVDVGKMMLKCGIILAVLYTMVHSSLNPLLHLQRLSLSQAIHHGFGILHHVLVYFIAVIVIFALLDVPLAKFMFTKKMRMTKQEVKEEYKNNDGNPQIKGRIRQLQRQMAMGQINRTVPEADVIITNPTHYAVALKYDPKKAEAPYIVAKGMDDIALHIRDVARHHQIEVVEFPPLARAVYHTTRVNQQIPAQLFRAIAHVLTYVMQIKSWRTGQLEQKPRLNRQINIPKEVLKADGE; encoded by the coding sequence CTGATGGCGGCCGGTGGCGATAAAAGTGAAAAACCCACAGCGCAAAAGCTGCGCAAAGCGCGCGAAAAGGGTGATCTCCCGCGTTCCAAAGATCTCACTATGGCCGTGGGCCTGCTGGCGTCGTTCATCACCATGGGCACCTTTTTCCCCTATTACAAAACGCTGGTCGAGGAGTCTTTTACCTCGGTCGGCATGATGGCGGGACGGCTGGATGACCAGGGGGCGTTGAGCCAGTTTTTGATGTTGAACGTGTGGGTGATTATCCGCTTTATCATCACCCTGGCACCGATCCCCCTCGCCTGCATCGTGGCAAGCCTGGTCCCGGGCGGCTGGGTGTTCACCGTTTCAAAGCTCAAGCCCGACTTTAAAAAACTCAGCCCCATCAGCGGCGTGAAGCGCATGTTCTCCAGCAGCCACTACGTTGACGTCGGCAAGATGATGCTCAAGTGCGGCATTATTCTGGCGGTGCTTTACACCATGGTGCACAGCTCGCTCAACCCGCTGCTGCACCTGCAGCGGCTGAGCCTGAGTCAGGCGATTCATCACGGGTTTGGCATTCTGCATCACGTGCTGGTCTATTTCATTGCGGTGATTGTGATCTTCGCCCTGCTCGACGTGCCGCTGGCGAAGTTCATGTTCACCAAAAAAATGCGCATGACCAAGCAAGAGGTGAAAGAAGAGTACAAAAACAACGACGGTAACCCGCAGATCAAAGGCCGTATACGCCAGCTTCAGCGTCAGATGGCGATGGGGCAGATCAACCGTACCGTGCCGGAGGCAGACGTGATTATCACGAACCCGACGCACTACGCGGTTGCGCTCAAATACGATCCGAAAAAAGCCGAAGCGCCCTACATCGTGGCAAAAGGCATGGACGATATTGCGCTCCATATCCGGGACGTGGCTCGCCATCACCAGATTGAAGTGGTCGAATTCCCACCGCTGGCGCGTGCGGTTTACCACACCACCCGCGTAAACCAGCAAATTCCGGCCCAGCTTTTTCGCGCGATTGCGCATGTGCTGACCTACGTCATGCAGATTAAATCCTGGCGTACCGGCCAGCTTGAACAAAAACCCCGCCTGAACAGGCAGATAAACATTCCAAAAGAGGTCTTAAAAGCCGATGGCGAATAG
- a CDS encoding flagellar biosynthesis protein FlhA, producing the protein MANSKLQQALAILSKGRIGVPVLLLCVLAMVMLPLSPLMLDILFTFNIVLAVVVLLVAVNMQRPLDFAVFPTLLLITTLMRLTLNVASTRVVLLHGHEGEGAAGKVIEAFGQVVIGGDFVVGFVVFIILMIINFVVVTKGAERISEVSARFTLDALPGKQMAIDADLNAGLINQNQARDRRKEVSKEADFYGAMDGASKFVRGDAIAGIMVLVINVIGGICIGIFKYNLDASHAFQQYVLLTIGDGLAAQIPSLLLATAAAIIVTRVSDGDDVSDEIKTQLLAKPQVLYTAAFVMFILAIVPGMPHIAFLCFTALLLFAAWRQSKIVKPAAEETDYDAISDALATDATPAINWESIPLVEPIGLNLGYKLVTLIDTAKGSPLSQRIRGVRQVVSEQCGVLLPEIRIRENFRLKPAQYAIYINGIRTALGEVYAEKLMAIPGAELYGEIDGVLDTDPAYGMAIVWIDPDQKAKALNLGYQVVDCASVVATHVNKVAREHLPELFNYDDITHLHARLALQAPKLAEDLSNALNFSLLLRIYRQLLLEQVSLKDIVTIASTLLESSAVTKDPILLTADVRYALRRAILHAINGDRQKLAAYTIDNALENILLAALNQSQQTGKVALDSFAVDPNILTQLQNTMPVIQEQMKAKGLPPLLLVTPQLRPLISRYGRLFASNLHVLSYNEVPDDSDLTIVGTLA; encoded by the coding sequence ATGGCGAATAGTAAGTTACAGCAGGCGCTTGCCATACTCAGTAAAGGGCGAATAGGCGTTCCGGTACTGCTTCTGTGCGTGCTGGCAATGGTCATGCTGCCATTGTCCCCGCTGATGCTGGATATCTTATTTACCTTCAACATTGTGCTGGCGGTAGTGGTGCTGCTGGTGGCGGTCAATATGCAGCGTCCGCTGGATTTTGCCGTCTTCCCGACGCTGCTGCTGATCACCACGCTGATGCGACTTACCCTGAACGTCGCCTCTACCCGCGTGGTGTTGCTGCATGGTCATGAGGGCGAAGGCGCGGCCGGTAAGGTTATCGAAGCCTTTGGTCAGGTGGTGATTGGCGGCGACTTCGTGGTCGGGTTCGTGGTCTTTATCATCCTGATGATCATCAACTTTGTGGTGGTCACCAAAGGGGCGGAACGTATTTCTGAAGTGTCGGCCCGCTTTACGCTGGATGCCCTGCCGGGTAAACAGATGGCGATCGACGCCGACCTTAACGCCGGGCTGATTAACCAAAACCAGGCGCGAGACCGCCGTAAAGAGGTGTCGAAAGAGGCCGACTTCTACGGTGCGATGGACGGTGCCTCGAAGTTTGTGCGTGGTGACGCCATCGCCGGGATCATGGTGCTGGTCATCAACGTCATCGGCGGGATTTGCATCGGTATCTTCAAATACAATCTGGATGCCAGTCACGCCTTCCAGCAGTACGTTCTGCTGACCATCGGTGACGGCCTGGCCGCGCAGATCCCGTCCCTGCTGCTCGCCACCGCCGCCGCGATTATCGTGACCCGCGTCAGCGACGGCGACGACGTCAGCGATGAGATTAAAACGCAGCTGCTGGCGAAACCGCAGGTGCTGTATACCGCCGCCTTCGTCATGTTCATCCTGGCGATTGTCCCCGGCATGCCGCACATCGCGTTCCTGTGCTTCACCGCCCTTTTGCTGTTTGCCGCCTGGCGACAGAGCAAGATCGTGAAGCCCGCCGCCGAAGAGACCGACTACGACGCCATTAGCGACGCGCTGGCAACGGACGCGACGCCTGCGATTAACTGGGAAAGTATTCCGCTCGTCGAGCCGATTGGGCTGAATCTGGGCTATAAGCTGGTGACGCTTATCGATACGGCGAAAGGAAGCCCGCTATCGCAGCGTATTCGCGGCGTGCGTCAGGTGGTGTCTGAACAGTGTGGCGTGCTGCTGCCGGAGATCCGCATCCGGGAGAACTTCCGCCTGAAGCCCGCCCAGTACGCGATCTACATCAATGGCATCCGCACGGCGCTCGGCGAAGTGTATGCCGAGAAGCTGATGGCCATTCCAGGCGCAGAGCTGTACGGCGAAATTGACGGCGTGCTGGATACCGATCCGGCCTACGGCATGGCGATCGTCTGGATCGATCCTGACCAGAAGGCCAAAGCGCTGAACCTGGGCTATCAGGTGGTGGATTGCGCCAGCGTGGTGGCAACGCACGTCAACAAGGTGGCGCGCGAGCATCTGCCGGAGCTGTTTAATTATGACGATATCACCCACCTGCACGCGCGTCTGGCGCTGCAGGCGCCGAAGCTGGCGGAAGATCTCTCGAATGCGCTCAACTTTAGCCTGCTGCTGCGCATTTACCGGCAGCTACTGCTGGAGCAGGTGTCCCTGAAGGATATTGTCACCATTGCCTCTACGCTACTGGAAAGCTCAGCCGTGACCAAGGATCCGATTCTGCTTACCGCTGACGTGCGTTACGCGCTGCGCCGCGCCATCCTCCACGCCATTAACGGCGATCGGCAAAAGCTGGCGGCTTATACCATTGATAACGCGCTGGAGAATATTTTGCTGGCAGCGTTGAACCAGTCTCAGCAAACCGGCAAGGTGGCGCTGGACAGTTTTGCCGTTGATCCGAACATCCTGACGCAGCTGCAAAACACGATGCCTGTGATTCAGGAGCAGATGAAAGCGAAGGGTCTGCCGCCGCTGCTACTGGTGACGCCTCAGCTGCGGCCGCTGATTTCACGTTACGGGCGTCTGTTTGCCAGCAACCTGCACGTGCTGTCGTACAACGAAGTGCCGGACGACAGCGATCTCACCATCGTCGGCACGCTGGCGTAA
- a CDS encoding lysozyme inhibitor LprI family protein — MKHRCFSLLFLLTLLFSGGAMAINCQRAVTPLENTICNNDNLHWLNSTLSLIYNQAILEEGVADIDKKYDEWEKLLEKCTSDTCIERAYYAGISAISDTDRNFKWEGKWWNMLAPNMSGGVIQFSRNAQWSVTLDIRAWAGINEDEFTAEARRLYGMLAVERVVDTSNCKLLLIPRKDGSLQVYSNSDWGCRLSMPTGVFLDGAYKLSETDPRPKATLLSLGIFPDSALDEKFRALVGEDYQNFVDSANVYIYQNDIDNIGARVLSMWVQGAANSRTAIIMYTPKGEIWAGRISPVKGGGLELRYYSTDGSDQRKMPRTLAAWKVRFLDE, encoded by the coding sequence ATGAAACACCGCTGCTTTAGCCTACTGTTTTTACTAACATTATTGTTTAGCGGCGGCGCGATGGCGATAAACTGCCAGCGCGCGGTCACGCCGCTGGAGAATACCATTTGCAATAATGACAATCTCCACTGGCTGAATAGCACCCTCTCCCTGATCTATAACCAGGCGATTCTGGAGGAGGGGGTAGCAGACATCGATAAAAAATATGACGAGTGGGAAAAGCTGCTGGAGAAATGTACCTCAGACACCTGCATAGAACGTGCTTACTATGCCGGCATCAGTGCGATCTCCGACACCGACCGTAATTTCAAATGGGAAGGAAAATGGTGGAACATGCTGGCGCCCAATATGAGCGGCGGCGTGATCCAGTTCAGCCGAAACGCCCAGTGGAGCGTCACCCTGGATATTCGCGCCTGGGCAGGCATCAATGAAGACGAATTTACCGCCGAAGCAAGGCGGCTGTACGGCATGCTGGCCGTTGAACGCGTGGTGGACACCAGCAACTGCAAGCTCTTGCTGATCCCCAGAAAGGACGGCTCGTTGCAGGTATACAGTAATTCCGACTGGGGATGCCGTTTATCCATGCCCACCGGGGTGTTCCTGGACGGCGCGTATAAGCTTTCCGAAACCGACCCCCGGCCAAAAGCCACCTTGCTCTCTCTCGGTATCTTCCCGGATAGCGCGTTGGATGAGAAATTCCGCGCCCTGGTGGGGGAGGATTATCAAAACTTCGTCGACAGTGCCAACGTCTATATCTACCAGAACGATATCGACAATATCGGCGCGCGCGTGCTCTCAATGTGGGTTCAGGGTGCCGCGAACAGCCGCACGGCTATCATCATGTACACGCCAAAAGGCGAGATTTGGGCAGGCCGGATCTCTCCGGTGAAAGGTGGCGGGCTGGAACTGCGCTACTACAGCACCGACGGCAGCGACCAGCGTAAAATGCCGCGTACGCTGGCCGCCTGGAAGGTGCGTTTTCTCGACGAGTAG
- a CDS encoding sensor domain-containing diguanylate cyclase produces MTFIVVGTLVALSQWTATQEANKRHNRLYISNVASFLDKYLDGYERIVREMTRIAADQHKFDKIHENDRTLRNWMIERLRIMPDALSIIHVDNNGSYIRLPYVPLSDDQEQKWDPRKESWFSISIEDSDEAHYSVSRDPFAHRERVITISLPIINGSDGSNTGVLALNLDMEKSTEILSTALPPMKSRTFVMNRQGELVINPGYQFDPQRLKAIALNAREHRGDFVMDDRYYTYRTVGSQSWLLVHEVEQSELNNLAFQQCLSTLWGTLCALIALLFCWWSTRAALNAIFMRIAASIRGGTIKPASVEELIFEEIHSSQQRQEKTAHEALTDGLTGLKNRRAFDADAARCNSEPNTHLAMVDIDNFKMINDTWGHTVGDLVLKTVAELGSRLRGLENITLYRYGGEEFAVLFQGISAEKALSYLEKWRITVNTRSFREHDLNVSFSAGLCKMGGTSLPDTLGRADKLLYQAKKSGKNKIIAS; encoded by the coding sequence GTGACGTTTATTGTGGTCGGTACGCTGGTTGCCCTTTCGCAATGGACCGCCACGCAGGAAGCGAATAAAAGACATAACCGTCTATATATCAGCAATGTCGCATCGTTCCTTGATAAATATCTGGATGGTTACGAGCGTATCGTGCGGGAAATGACGCGCATCGCCGCCGATCAGCATAAATTCGACAAAATACACGAAAACGACAGGACGCTGCGCAACTGGATGATCGAACGCCTGCGCATTATGCCGGACGCCCTCTCAATCATTCACGTGGACAATAATGGCAGCTATATCCGCCTTCCTTATGTCCCGCTTAGCGACGATCAAGAGCAGAAATGGGACCCACGCAAAGAGTCGTGGTTTTCGATTTCCATCGAAGACTCGGACGAGGCGCACTACAGCGTCAGCCGCGACCCTTTCGCTCACAGAGAGCGCGTAATTACCATTTCGTTGCCCATCATTAACGGCTCGGACGGGTCGAATACGGGCGTTCTGGCGCTGAATCTGGACATGGAAAAAAGCACCGAGATCCTCAGCACCGCGCTGCCCCCCATGAAGAGTCGGACCTTTGTGATGAACCGTCAGGGCGAGCTGGTGATCAATCCGGGCTACCAGTTCGACCCGCAGAGGCTTAAAGCTATCGCGCTGAACGCCCGGGAGCATCGCGGCGACTTCGTGATGGACGACCGCTACTACACCTACCGCACGGTCGGCTCCCAGTCCTGGCTGCTGGTGCACGAAGTGGAGCAGAGCGAGCTAAACAACCTTGCCTTTCAACAGTGCCTGAGCACGCTCTGGGGAACGCTGTGCGCGCTTATTGCCCTGCTCTTCTGCTGGTGGTCGACCCGAGCCGCGCTTAACGCCATCTTTATGCGCATTGCGGCGAGCATCCGCGGCGGCACGATCAAGCCCGCCAGCGTGGAGGAGCTGATTTTCGAAGAGATCCACAGCTCGCAGCAGCGGCAGGAGAAAACGGCGCACGAGGCGCTGACCGACGGGCTTACCGGGCTGAAAAACCGTCGCGCGTTTGATGCCGATGCGGCGCGCTGTAACAGTGAGCCGAACACCCATCTGGCGATGGTGGATATCGATAACTTCAAGATGATTAACGATACCTGGGGGCATACGGTAGGCGATCTGGTGCTGAAAACCGTGGCTGAACTGGGCTCGCGGCTGCGCGGTCTGGAAAATATCACCCTCTACCGCTACGGCGGAGAAGAGTTTGCGGTTCTGTTCCAGGGGATTAGCGCCGAAAAAGCATTAAGCTACCTCGAAAAGTGGCGAATTACGGTGAATACACGGTCGTTCAGAGAACACGATCTTAACGTCTCGTTTAGCGCGGGGCTGTGCAAGATGGGAGGCACCTCGTTGCCAGACACCCTGGGCCGTGCCGATAAACTGCTCTATCAGGCCAAGAAAAGCGGTAAAAATAAAATCATCGCCAGCTGA
- a CDS encoding EAL domain-containing protein, with protein MEKSTHFVVQCVEKNKLDSGIDFVIQPIFDLSRFVCIGGEVLVRGTHRRNIVPPHLFISELEKTGGILPMGDYILAQAFKFLAGQPREHLDNQLFTFNISWVQLQDSHFAARVLALIAAHPLAPRNLVFEITDGADQLDETVKQNLDMLHDAGINLAWDGIDCLEKLRSRLALYLPDYIKLDRSCLAANRLDNTFAMLAYVEDVDVDVVIEGIENYTHVSTMLRHGVKYGQGFLFSRPVSKEAFHQQYMQPERA; from the coding sequence ATGGAAAAGAGTACGCATTTTGTCGTGCAGTGTGTCGAAAAAAATAAACTCGACTCGGGTATCGATTTCGTTATCCAGCCGATTTTCGATCTCTCACGGTTTGTCTGCATCGGCGGCGAAGTGCTGGTGCGAGGCACGCACAGGCGCAATATTGTGCCGCCTCATCTGTTCATCAGCGAGCTGGAAAAAACCGGCGGTATTCTGCCGATGGGGGATTACATCCTGGCGCAGGCGTTTAAATTTCTTGCCGGCCAGCCGCGCGAGCATCTTGATAACCAGCTTTTTACGTTCAATATCTCCTGGGTGCAGCTTCAGGACAGCCACTTTGCTGCCCGCGTGCTTGCGCTGATTGCTGCGCACCCGCTCGCGCCACGCAATCTGGTGTTTGAGATCACCGATGGCGCTGACCAGCTTGATGAGACGGTGAAGCAGAACCTCGATATGTTGCACGATGCGGGGATCAACCTGGCCTGGGACGGGATTGATTGTCTGGAAAAGCTCCGGTCGCGGCTGGCGCTCTATTTGCCCGACTACATCAAGCTCGACAGAAGCTGTCTAGCCGCAAACCGCCTCGACAATACCTTCGCCATGCTGGCGTACGTGGAGGATGTCGACGTGGACGTGGTCATTGAAGGCATCGAAAACTACACCCATGTCTCCACCATGCTGCGTCACGGCGTGAAATACGGCCAGGGTTTCCTGTTCTCTCGCCCGGTGAGCAAAGAGGCCTTCCATCAGCAGTATATGCAGCCGGAACGCGCGTAA
- a CDS encoding EAL domain-containing protein, producing MYQQNFLRKTKNRVLAAGIAFLLTLVVTTTLAMINGLDNHQKRMAEQARYVQSILDSMLRDAHEASRQASALLGKVCNFNVEKALNMLPGRYMHIYSINFVHNQHISCSSLLANKHASVTYRLPLDKTVWMSNALSAPDISVISLISHFPQGTLYVASDLRFLLEVMGNDLIIQVSGKTLNAAGLQKGSLATAQFANYEPFPAHSSLYSLAWRRPEIGEIIGFVTASWLSIAFILSMSTIMATLTWLLALRRHSLYAQLASAIRQHQIHPHYQPLICARTNTVAGAEVLARWHHAELGFIPPDVFIPVAESTGLIIDLTESLLEQVVHDLRQGGATFQPGFKLNLNISHAHVVDNSFDRFIDDWAATFAELGITLVFEITERENIDISDALVAKIAHIKRSGIKIALDDFGTGFSNLAFITNLNPDSIKIDRMFTRQISQDTATPLIDCVIDMAKRMNILTTAEGVEYDYQVAYLKANEIDCLQGYFFSKPLSFSDFTRFLQRYANQK from the coding sequence ATGTATCAGCAAAATTTTTTGCGTAAGACCAAAAACCGCGTACTGGCCGCCGGTATCGCGTTTTTGCTTACGCTGGTGGTCACCACTACGCTGGCGATGATTAACGGGCTGGATAACCATCAAAAGCGCATGGCGGAGCAGGCGCGCTACGTGCAGTCGATTCTGGACAGCATGCTGCGGGATGCGCATGAAGCCTCCCGCCAGGCGTCAGCGCTGCTGGGCAAAGTCTGCAATTTTAACGTCGAGAAAGCGCTGAATATGCTGCCGGGCCGCTATATGCATATTTACTCGATAAACTTCGTTCACAATCAGCACATTAGCTGTTCTTCTCTGTTAGCGAATAAACACGCCAGCGTCACTTACCGGCTTCCGCTGGATAAAACGGTGTGGATGTCGAACGCCCTTAGTGCCCCCGACATTAGCGTTATTTCACTGATAAGCCATTTTCCTCAGGGAACGCTTTACGTCGCGTCCGACCTGCGCTTTCTGCTGGAGGTAATGGGCAACGATCTGATTATTCAGGTATCAGGTAAAACGCTGAACGCCGCCGGGCTGCAAAAAGGGTCACTCGCGACGGCACAATTTGCCAACTATGAACCGTTTCCGGCCCACTCATCCTTGTACTCGCTGGCATGGAGAAGGCCGGAGATAGGCGAAATTATTGGGTTCGTGACCGCCTCATGGCTCTCCATCGCCTTTATTTTGTCGATGTCGACCATCATGGCGACTCTGACCTGGCTGCTGGCGCTCCGCCGCCATTCTCTGTACGCGCAGCTGGCCAGCGCCATCAGACAGCATCAAATTCACCCGCACTATCAGCCGCTGATTTGCGCCAGAACCAACACGGTGGCGGGAGCAGAGGTACTGGCAAGGTGGCATCACGCCGAGCTGGGCTTTATTCCTCCTGACGTTTTCATCCCGGTGGCGGAAAGCACCGGGCTGATTATCGACCTGACGGAAAGTTTGCTGGAACAGGTAGTTCACGACCTGCGGCAGGGTGGTGCCACCTTTCAGCCGGGCTTTAAGCTCAACCTGAACATCAGCCATGCGCATGTGGTGGACAATTCCTTCGATCGGTTTATCGATGACTGGGCAGCCACGTTTGCGGAGCTTGGCATCACCCTGGTGTTTGAGATTACCGAGCGCGAAAACATTGATATCAGCGATGCGCTTGTGGCGAAGATTGCCCACATTAAGCGCAGCGGCATTAAAATCGCGCTGGATGATTTTGGCACGGGGTTTTCCAACCTGGCGTTTATCACCAACCTTAATCCTGACAGCATTAAGATTGACCGCATGTTTACCCGGCAGATTTCGCAGGACACCGCGACGCCGCTGATTGACTGCGTGATTGATATGGCAAAGCGGATGAATATCCTGACGACGGCGGAAGGCGTTGAGTATGACTATCAAGTGGCCTATCTCAAGGCGAATGAGATTGACTGTTTGCAGGGCTATTTTTTTTCGAAACCGCTCAGCTTCAGCGACTTCACCCGGTTTTTACAACGCTACGCGAACCAGAAATAA
- the ssb1 gene encoding single-stranded DNA-binding protein SSB1 yields MASRGVNKVILVGNLGQDPEVRYMPSGGAVANITLATSESWRDKATGEMKEQTEWHRVVLFGKLAEVAGEYLRKGSQVYIEGQLRTRKWTDQSGAEKYTTEVVVNVGGTMQMLGGRQGGGAPAGGGQNQQQGGWGQPQQPQGGNQFSGGAQSRPQQQSAPAPSNEPPMDFDDDIPF; encoded by the coding sequence ATGGCCAGCAGAGGCGTAAACAAGGTGATTCTCGTCGGTAATCTGGGCCAGGACCCGGAAGTACGCTACATGCCGAGTGGTGGCGCAGTTGCCAACATTACGCTGGCTACGTCCGAATCCTGGCGTGATAAAGCGACCGGTGAGATGAAAGAGCAGACTGAATGGCACCGCGTTGTGCTGTTTGGCAAACTGGCTGAAGTGGCCGGTGAATATCTGCGTAAGGGTTCTCAGGTCTATATCGAAGGCCAGCTGCGTACCCGCAAATGGACCGATCAGTCCGGCGCCGAGAAGTACACCACTGAAGTGGTGGTAAACGTTGGCGGCACCATGCAGATGCTGGGTGGCCGTCAGGGCGGTGGCGCACCGGCAGGTGGCGGCCAGAACCAGCAGCAGGGCGGTTGGGGTCAGCCTCAGCAGCCACAGGGTGGCAACCAGTTCAGCGGCGGCGCGCAGTCTCGTCCGCAGCAGCAGTCCGCACCGGCACCGTCTAACGAACCGCCAATGGACTTCGACGACGACATCCCGTTCTAA